Proteins from one Humidesulfovibrio mexicanus genomic window:
- a CDS encoding condensation domain-containing protein has translation MTALEVLQLCHEKGIVLSANGGKLTADSPAGTLDEALRRAIRASRDQLLQLLRDAAPPPPPPSRPKGVASPLSPCQEFLWAAQSGEAPDMSMLHMVGCFALERSVSVVRLEAAWNILVARHDALRMRFRPGASGDPEQIPAPHDNVKIRVVVAASSEEFLRDRLAVAKSFRETPFDLERQAPLRVALVLGPGKQHMVLGLHHLVADGWSVHILLHELCALLDQEDMAAESPEDPPFQFQDYAVWMREEVLPLLEERQSAFWRPRIKAMPRLHALPTDFARPPVRKRATGRLSMTLPGTVVVGLRAAAQQTGASLFVMLHTAFRLALFRFGRDAQPVIAVPTANRQTRTDLEHVVGCFANKVPLHVRLNAKHSVAAAIDEGRRSLMEALANQETPFSRLLESVPGTRSWQPLSQIFFSYNSLDIAGLPLRPVPLPLAGADSDLALTLWDAGDGLEGMLEFDAALFREQTVAGLASLFRSVCLALPSGLESTPDNLDLGANVSAADYAERADDFLPVLRPGDTALFLNVRTSPLASGTATAAQECGADCRWAETLPQDLAPRCAVVFTTLHPLDMVEPLSSGRLKGARLCFLNVLPHAPALKLLQESGVDASLLLEHPGHSQRRILVTVQALAELRGTERFVPALVSGPAPHGTAGELTELLPGLRVRLEGGRRIQLPLPGPETRFAWLHGRCLDINARARALSALLGGLDLALGLPHGPNSVPNRKTEELIAWHVGEPGPLPEHDGDAVMPIHWVELTAMPLTLDGEPDFRELSRLPVLSQMALATLPGASLVPAADKPHLVHHTDVAAQGSHCAVVPRYEATGQEGPAPQSTADHAGMSLVHGGDQKGNPRAFSFVQAMEEAAHTEHIFIGHAGQRMRITGKVLLQRARRLLAGLRMSGLVCGDGLIVFCPDQTDIVALFWASLLGGLRLTIFLPPVEGQAPEPVLQRLEHIMTALGSPALVTTHGQRLPGNAGAVLHVEELESDTEAEPSPAGPEGLIYMAFTSGSTGKPKAVPLAARNIAAMLMGKSQRLGRLEDETLLSMTSLDHVASLFAHCFLGTLRKARQVFCPVQHILADPCRILDLTTEFRITRTWAPEFLWRQLRSSVERLERPRAWDLSSLTHVFSGGEPTREKTFTALEEALASHGLRRGVLANAWGMSETSSFFTIAAPWRPGQAQVHASIVDAGTPLPGMSMRIVDARGQVVPQGRIGSLEVAGAAVIDAYHDNPAANAKDFSADGWFRTGDLALIVNDQLILYGREKEILIIRGQNLSQVEIEGAVEALPGVVPGFTAALACRDSATRQEEVLLFCSTDLHTPEETAALIRSIQSVLSLGFGVTPRHVIPVSRSDIPKSGLGKIQRAALLKRFLAGGFAGACRKADLLLANERTMPDWFAAPTWIPETLHKSLEIDLRSWSFVLVGPDTPLRAPLQEALQSLGVEVVHRRTSGAGRDLNPANADHWADLVGTAGRQTGIVLLVPEEQDGRENGGLDDERFGRWLETGIRPVFYALKLLVRKELPEPALVCAVTVRGLAVKQAGSSPCSPGAALISGLLAAHRRQNIHHRVLHLDIDRTPESDKEALRRTAAALAADLCASTARSVVAFRGGQRLAQALAPLNHDPAKAGCAWEKPFRPDGFCVCTGGLGTVGQALLPQVLAYTEARLLIIGRTEEAHVQDRIKALTAGTKADRVRYVQADLVDCAALDRAMEGGCRHFGCQPTGVLHLAADTSPSHMGDLGFDVFAKAALETRRALENFKRSFEAHGGSGPFLNFSTVFSRWGERGFGTYGACSALKEALIHNWAARNPGAFLSAAWTLWMRENRSEEDHMQRRVLAQRGFLSIAPRQGFVSMIALLQRGSALALAGLDHSNPAIAADMRTRASLARRIRLEGIRREPGYPLTHPLCPDLPAGLMLAKADIEARHSSSSLSATENRMAAVWKEVLGLEHLDVRGNFFELGGSSVLLPRLRAKVLKTFGVDIGATGIFQHASVREMARAVDGSAHSDNRDAPDLDGGDGASARRAEAQRAARQRKRPRAAADK, from the coding sequence ATGACTGCGCTCGAAGTCTTGCAGCTCTGCCACGAGAAAGGCATCGTGCTTTCCGCCAACGGGGGAAAACTCACTGCGGACTCTCCCGCCGGAACCTTGGATGAGGCCCTGCGCAGAGCCATCCGCGCCTCCCGGGACCAGCTGCTGCAGTTGCTGCGCGACGCCGCGCCCCCGCCCCCGCCACCGTCCCGCCCAAAGGGCGTCGCATCGCCGCTTTCCCCCTGTCAGGAATTCCTCTGGGCGGCCCAGTCGGGCGAAGCGCCGGACATGTCCATGCTCCACATGGTGGGCTGCTTCGCCTTGGAGCGCTCTGTCTCCGTCGTGCGCCTGGAGGCGGCCTGGAACATCCTCGTGGCCCGCCACGACGCTCTGCGAATGCGTTTTCGCCCAGGGGCATCCGGCGATCCGGAGCAGATTCCGGCACCGCACGACAACGTGAAGATCCGGGTCGTGGTGGCTGCCTCCTCGGAGGAATTCCTTCGGGACAGACTGGCTGTGGCCAAGAGTTTCCGGGAGACGCCCTTCGACCTGGAGCGCCAAGCTCCCCTCCGGGTCGCACTGGTGCTCGGCCCTGGGAAGCAGCACATGGTCTTGGGCCTGCACCACCTGGTCGCCGACGGCTGGTCCGTGCATATTCTGCTTCACGAGCTGTGCGCGCTGCTCGACCAAGAAGACATGGCCGCTGAATCCCCGGAGGATCCGCCCTTCCAGTTCCAGGACTATGCCGTCTGGATGCGCGAGGAAGTGCTACCCCTCCTTGAGGAACGACAATCCGCCTTTTGGCGCCCCAGGATCAAGGCCATGCCCCGGCTCCATGCGCTTCCCACCGACTTTGCGCGGCCGCCCGTGCGCAAACGCGCCACGGGCAGGCTTTCCATGACCCTGCCGGGAACCGTGGTAGTGGGACTCAGGGCTGCGGCCCAGCAAACCGGCGCGAGCCTGTTCGTGATGCTGCACACGGCTTTCCGCCTGGCTCTGTTCCGCTTTGGCCGGGACGCCCAGCCCGTCATCGCCGTGCCCACGGCCAACCGCCAGACCAGAACCGATCTTGAGCATGTGGTGGGCTGCTTTGCAAACAAGGTCCCGCTCCATGTGCGGCTCAATGCGAAACACTCCGTGGCCGCGGCCATAGACGAAGGCCGCCGTAGCCTGATGGAGGCGCTGGCCAACCAGGAAACACCTTTTTCCCGGCTGCTGGAGTCCGTGCCGGGAACGCGAAGCTGGCAACCCCTCAGCCAGATTTTCTTTTCCTACAACAGCCTGGATATTGCCGGTCTGCCACTGCGCCCGGTGCCCCTGCCCCTGGCCGGGGCAGACAGCGATCTAGCCCTGACGCTCTGGGACGCGGGCGACGGACTGGAGGGCATGCTTGAGTTCGATGCGGCGCTCTTTCGCGAGCAAACCGTGGCGGGTTTGGCCTCCCTGTTCCGTTCCGTCTGCCTAGCCCTGCCGAGCGGCCTGGAATCCACGCCGGATAATCTGGACCTTGGCGCTAATGTTTCTGCTGCGGATTACGCCGAACGGGCCGACGACTTTCTGCCCGTGCTGCGCCCAGGCGACACCGCGCTCTTCCTCAATGTCCGGACCTCGCCCCTGGCCAGCGGAACCGCGACAGCGGCGCAGGAATGCGGCGCGGACTGCCGATGGGCGGAAACCCTGCCGCAAGACCTGGCCCCCCGCTGTGCAGTGGTCTTCACCACCCTGCATCCCCTGGACATGGTGGAGCCCCTAAGCAGCGGACGACTCAAAGGCGCGCGGCTATGCTTTTTGAATGTGCTGCCGCACGCCCCCGCGCTGAAGCTGCTGCAGGAAAGTGGCGTCGACGCAAGCCTGCTGCTAGAACATCCGGGCCACAGCCAGCGGCGCATCCTCGTCACCGTGCAGGCCCTGGCCGAACTCCGGGGCACGGAGCGCTTCGTCCCGGCCCTGGTCAGCGGTCCAGCGCCCCACGGGACTGCGGGCGAACTGACCGAGCTTCTCCCCGGTCTGCGCGTCCGGCTGGAGGGCGGTCGGCGCATTCAGCTGCCGCTGCCGGGACCAGAGACACGCTTCGCATGGCTGCATGGCCGTTGCCTGGATATCAACGCACGGGCACGAGCCCTCTCCGCCCTGCTGGGGGGACTGGACCTGGCCCTTGGCTTGCCGCATGGCCCGAACAGCGTGCCCAACCGCAAAACCGAAGAACTGATCGCCTGGCACGTGGGCGAGCCCGGCCCTCTCCCGGAGCATGACGGCGATGCAGTGATGCCGATCCATTGGGTGGAGCTTACCGCCATGCCGCTGACGCTGGACGGAGAACCTGATTTCCGCGAACTGTCACGCTTGCCCGTTCTCTCGCAAATGGCGCTGGCTACACTCCCCGGAGCATCGTTGGTGCCTGCGGCCGACAAGCCGCACCTGGTCCACCACACGGATGTGGCGGCCCAAGGAAGCCACTGCGCCGTGGTCCCCCGGTACGAGGCCACCGGGCAGGAAGGCCCTGCTCCCCAAAGCACAGCCGACCACGCCGGGATGTCGCTGGTGCATGGCGGCGATCAGAAAGGCAACCCGCGCGCTTTTTCCTTTGTCCAGGCCATGGAGGAAGCGGCCCACACTGAGCACATCTTCATTGGTCATGCGGGCCAACGCATGCGGATCACCGGTAAAGTGCTGTTGCAAAGGGCCAGACGCCTGCTGGCAGGCTTGCGAATGAGTGGGCTTGTCTGTGGAGACGGCCTTATCGTCTTCTGCCCCGACCAGACGGACATCGTTGCCCTGTTTTGGGCCTCGCTGCTGGGTGGCTTGCGCCTGACAATTTTCCTCCCACCGGTGGAGGGACAAGCTCCGGAACCCGTTTTGCAGCGGCTGGAGCACATCATGACGGCCCTGGGCTCGCCCGCCCTGGTCACCACGCACGGTCAGCGGCTTCCGGGCAATGCAGGGGCTGTGCTCCATGTGGAGGAACTGGAAAGCGACACCGAGGCCGAGCCGTCCCCGGCAGGGCCGGAGGGGCTCATCTACATGGCTTTCACCTCCGGCAGCACGGGCAAGCCCAAGGCCGTGCCCCTGGCGGCCCGGAACATCGCGGCCATGCTTATGGGCAAATCCCAGCGGCTGGGCCGCCTGGAAGACGAAACGCTGCTGTCCATGACATCGCTGGACCATGTGGCCTCGCTCTTCGCCCACTGTTTTTTGGGCACCTTGCGCAAGGCCCGGCAGGTATTCTGCCCTGTGCAGCACATCCTGGCCGACCCTTGCCGCATCCTGGATTTGACCACAGAATTTCGCATCACCCGGACCTGGGCGCCGGAATTCCTCTGGCGGCAGCTACGCAGCTCGGTGGAGAGACTGGAGCGTCCCAGGGCTTGGGACCTTTCCAGCCTGACCCACGTTTTCTCCGGGGGCGAACCCACCAGGGAAAAAACCTTTACAGCCCTGGAGGAGGCGCTGGCCTCCCATGGCCTGCGCCGAGGCGTGTTGGCCAACGCCTGGGGCATGTCCGAGACCTCGTCCTTCTTCACCATCGCCGCCCCCTGGCGCCCTGGCCAGGCACAGGTCCACGCCAGCATAGTGGACGCGGGAACGCCCCTGCCCGGTATGTCCATGCGCATCGTCGACGCCAGGGGCCAAGTTGTACCGCAGGGCCGCATCGGCTCCCTTGAAGTGGCCGGGGCCGCAGTGATCGACGCCTACCACGACAACCCCGCAGCGAACGCCAAAGACTTCAGCGCGGACGGCTGGTTCCGCACCGGGGACCTGGCCCTCATCGTGAACGATCAGCTCATTCTCTACGGCCGCGAGAAGGAGATCCTCATCATTCGCGGGCAAAACCTCTCTCAGGTGGAAATTGAGGGAGCAGTGGAGGCCCTGCCTGGCGTTGTCCCCGGCTTCACTGCCGCACTGGCCTGCCGCGACTCCGCCACCAGGCAGGAGGAGGTACTGCTCTTTTGCTCCACAGACCTGCACACCCCCGAAGAAACGGCCGCGCTCATCCGGAGCATCCAGTCCGTGCTGTCCCTTGGCTTCGGGGTGACGCCCCGGCACGTCATCCCTGTGTCCAGAAGCGACATTCCAAAATCCGGTCTGGGGAAAATCCAACGCGCGGCCCTCTTGAAACGGTTCCTCGCAGGCGGCTTCGCCGGGGCCTGCCGCAAGGCGGACCTGCTGCTGGCCAACGAGCGCACCATGCCGGATTGGTTCGCCGCACCGACCTGGATACCGGAAACCCTGCACAAAAGCCTGGAGATTGACCTCAGAAGCTGGTCCTTCGTGCTGGTCGGACCGGACACGCCGCTTCGCGCGCCCTTGCAGGAAGCCTTGCAAAGCCTGGGGGTCGAGGTCGTTCACAGGCGCACCTCCGGGGCGGGGCGCGACCTCAACCCTGCGAATGCCGACCACTGGGCCGACCTGGTGGGGACGGCGGGGCGCCAGACCGGCATCGTACTGCTGGTGCCAGAAGAACAGGATGGCCGAGAAAACGGTGGGCTCGACGACGAACGCTTCGGTCGGTGGCTGGAAACCGGGATTCGCCCTGTATTCTACGCTCTCAAACTGCTTGTGCGCAAGGAATTGCCCGAGCCCGCGCTGGTATGTGCTGTGACCGTGCGGGGCCTTGCCGTGAAGCAGGCGGGCAGCAGCCCTTGTTCGCCCGGCGCTGCTCTGATTTCAGGCCTGCTTGCCGCACATCGCCGCCAGAACATTCACCACCGGGTGCTGCACCTAGACATCGACCGGACGCCGGAGTCCGACAAAGAGGCCCTCCGGCGCACTGCGGCGGCCTTGGCGGCGGATCTCTGCGCCAGCACCGCCCGTTCCGTTGTGGCCTTCCGTGGCGGCCAACGCTTGGCGCAGGCTCTTGCGCCCCTGAACCACGATCCCGCCAAAGCGGGCTGCGCATGGGAAAAACCGTTCCGGCCAGACGGCTTCTGCGTGTGCACCGGCGGCCTCGGCACGGTTGGTCAAGCCCTGCTGCCCCAGGTCCTCGCCTACACCGAGGCTCGCCTGCTGATCATCGGCCGCACCGAAGAAGCCCATGTCCAGGATAGGATCAAGGCGCTCACCGCAGGGACAAAGGCCGACCGGGTGCGCTACGTTCAGGCGGACCTCGTCGACTGCGCGGCCCTTGACCGGGCCATGGAGGGGGGATGCCGCCACTTCGGATGCCAACCGACCGGAGTGCTGCACCTTGCCGCCGACACAAGCCCCAGCCACATGGGGGACCTCGGTTTCGACGTTTTCGCCAAAGCCGCCCTGGAGACCCGGCGCGCCTTGGAAAACTTCAAACGCTCCTTCGAAGCCCACGGAGGCAGCGGCCCCTTCCTGAACTTTTCCACCGTATTCTCCCGCTGGGGTGAGCGGGGCTTCGGAACATACGGCGCGTGCAGCGCACTCAAGGAAGCCCTGATCCACAATTGGGCCGCGCGCAATCCAGGGGCGTTTCTCAGCGCTGCATGGACCCTGTGGATGCGGGAGAACCGGTCTGAGGAGGATCACATGCAGCGCCGCGTGCTTGCCCAGCGAGGTTTCCTGAGCATCGCCCCGCGCCAGGGATTCGTGAGCATGATTGCGTTGCTACAGCGAGGATCGGCCCTGGCCCTGGCAGGACTGGATCACAGCAATCCGGCCATCGCCGCGGATATGCGGACACGCGCGAGCTTGGCGCGACGCATCCGCCTGGAAGGCATCCGTCGGGAGCCCGGCTATCCCCTGACGCACCCCCTGTGCCCGGACCTGCCCGCCGGGCTGATGCTGGCCAAGGCCGACATCGAGGCCCGCCATTCTTCCAGCTCCCTTTCGGCCACGGAAAACCGCATGGCGGCCGTCTGGAAGGAGGTGCTGGGGCTTGAGCACCTGGACGTGAGAGGCAACTTCTTCGAACTCGGCGGCAGCTCGGTGCTGCTTCCCCGGCTCAGGGCCAAGGTGCTCAAGACCTTTGGGGTGGACATCGGCGCCACCGGAATATTCCAGCACGCCAGCGTACGGGAGATGGCCCGCGCTGTGGACGGCAGCGCGCACAGCGACAACCGTGACGCCCCGGACCTCGACGGCGGGGACGGCGCTTCGGCAAGACGGGCGGAAGCCCAGCGCGCGGCGCGGCAACGAAAGCGGCCCCGCGCCGCTGCAGACAAGTAA